CAACTTATTATCCTTAATCACAGGTTACCCCGAGATTATTATGACGACTTTTATCATTAATTTGAGGCATTTTCTCATGACTGCCTCTTTGTCCCAAAAGTTGCGAGATGATCTATCGAAAAAATCCCTTTTATTGCTATCCTTTGGAGTTACTGATGAGACCTTTGCTATGGCATCTTTACATAAAGGAAAACTTGAAGGTAACTTTATGCTGGGGTTGAACTTGATAGCTTATTTGGCCTGGACTGGTGGAACAGCAGTGGGAGTCTTCTTAGGAGCAGGGCTGCCAGCAATAATCCAAAGTAGTATGGGAATTGCCCTTTATGTAATGTTTATCGGATTACTAATTCCAAGTGTTAAAAAATCTAATCCCCTATTGATAGTTGCTTTTATAGCCCTTGGAATCAGTTCTATCCTGTATTATTTTCCAATTTTTGAGGGATTCTCAGCAGGATGGACTATAATTATTACTACAATAATTGCTTCCATCATTGGTGCTATTTTATTCCCAGAGGATGGTGATAATGATGAATAATATCTGGCTACTCTTATTAGGGATGGGAGCTGTTACTTATATACCTAGGATGCTACCAATGATTTTTTTACAAAATATCAAACCCTCCCCTTTTCTCAAACGGGTTCTAGAGTTTATTCCGGTAGCCGCCTTGAGTGCATTGATATTCCCAGGGATTATCTACTCTACTGATAGTATTGCTTCAGCTATTACAGGAGGAATTATCGCTCTTTTATTGGCATGGCTTGAAGTTGATTTACTAGTGGTAGTAAGTGGAGGAATTGGGGGAGTATTATTAATAGAGCTATTATTATAATAAAGAGCCTTTTTCAATTGAAAAAGGCTCTTTATTACCTTTAAGCATTTGCAGTTTTAGAATTACCAATCTCTAAATCAATCTCTCCTTCTGAGGAAGCTACTATTACAGTTGCTGCACTATCACCAGTTATATTGGTAACGGTACGAGCCATATCCAAGATACGGTCAATTCCTGCAATTAGTGCAACCCCTTCTAAAGGTAGACCAACACTCTTTAGGGTAAGGGTCAACATAATTAAACCTGCTGATGGTACTCCAGCGGTTCCAATTGAAGCTAAAGTTGCTGTCAATACTACAGTAAGCTGTTGGGCAAGACTTAACTCCATCCCATATACTTGTGCTACAAATAATGCACAGACCCCTTGATAAAGTGCTGTTCCATCCATATTGATAGTAGCTCCTAGTGGTAAGACGAAACTACTGATTTTATCAGAAACACCTAAATTATCCCTACAGCACTTGGTAGTAACAGGCAAAGTACCAGAACTACTACAGGTACTAAAAGCAAAGATTTGGGCACTAGCAATACCTTTAAAGAATCTTCTGATACTCAAATTACTAAAGAGCTTAATTGCTCCTCCATAAGTAATGATCCAATGGATTAAACAGCCAAGATAGATAGCAATAATTACTTTTAATAATGGCAATAACACAGCCAAACCAAAAGAACCGACTACAGAAGCTATTAAAGCCAAGATACCATAAGGAGCAAACTCCATCACTATAGCAGTTAATTTATACATAATTTCAGCAAAGGAATCAAAAAAGGTTAAGACAGGTTCCCCCTTATCACCGATTAAGGAGATTGTCACACCTATAAATAAAGCAAAAACAATAATCTGTAGCATATTTCCTTGCTGTAAGGCTACAATAGGATTCTTAGGTACAATATTAATTAAAGTTTGGCTCAATGGAGGTGCTTCTTTAGCCTCCATTGATACATTGCCTACATCTAAATTCAACTCAACACCTGGCTGAATCAGATTTCCTAATATTAAACCAATAATTACAGCAAAGGCTGTTGTACATAAATAAAAGGCAATGGTCTTGCTTCCAATCCTCCCTAAACTTTTAGGGTCACCTACACTAGCTGCCCCTACGATTAAAGAAGAAAAGACCAGAGGAATAATCACCATCCTGATAAGTCTGATAAACAGTTGCCCTATAGGCTCAATAGCTGTAGTCTTTTCACCAAAAATTACCCCAACAATTACTCCTAAGACTAAACCAATTAAAATCTTAGTATGTAGCTCTAGATTATTCCATTTTTTTAATACTAACATAAGAAACCCCCCTAATTTTTTAACCCTCTTATTCACTCAATAGTTTATAAAATTATAGGTTTATTAAATATATATTATACTAATTAATGCTATATGAATAACATTAATTAGAGGAAAATAAAAAAAGGGCTTTCGCCCCTTTCTTAAATACTATATTTTAACTCTTTATTTTCAATTTTAAGAAATGACTTAACCAAAAGAATGATACCTATTAAATAAATGAAAAAAGTTAAGAAATATGTTAGATTATAATCATAATTGGTAACTAACCAACCTGCTAATACTGAGCTACTAC
The genomic region above belongs to Orenia metallireducens and contains:
- a CDS encoding AzlC family ABC transporter permease encodes the protein MNNNENTSLLRKELSLNKSPFFSGIKAGIPIAIGYIPIAIAFGLLAKSNNIPNHISIAMSLIVFAGASQFIAVNLLSLITGYPEIIMTTFIINLRHFLMTASLSQKLRDDLSKKSLLLLSFGVTDETFAMASLHKGKLEGNFMLGLNLIAYLAWTGGTAVGVFLGAGLPAIIQSSMGIALYVMFIGLLIPSVKKSNPLLIVAFIALGISSILYYFPIFEGFSAGWTIIITTIIASIIGAILFPEDGDNDE
- a CDS encoding AzlD domain-containing protein; the protein is MNNIWLLLLGMGAVTYIPRMLPMIFLQNIKPSPFLKRVLEFIPVAALSALIFPGIIYSTDSIASAITGGIIALLLAWLEVDLLVVVSGGIGGVLLIELLL
- a CDS encoding dicarboxylate/amino acid:cation symporter, coding for MLVLKKWNNLELHTKILIGLVLGVIVGVIFGEKTTAIEPIGQLFIRLIRMVIIPLVFSSLIVGAASVGDPKSLGRIGSKTIAFYLCTTAFAVIIGLILGNLIQPGVELNLDVGNVSMEAKEAPPLSQTLINIVPKNPIVALQQGNMLQIIVFALFIGVTISLIGDKGEPVLTFFDSFAEIMYKLTAIVMEFAPYGILALIASVVGSFGLAVLLPLLKVIIAIYLGCLIHWIITYGGAIKLFSNLSIRRFFKGIASAQIFAFSTCSSSGTLPVTTKCCRDNLGVSDKISSFVLPLGATINMDGTALYQGVCALFVAQVYGMELSLAQQLTVVLTATLASIGTAGVPSAGLIMLTLTLKSVGLPLEGVALIAGIDRILDMARTVTNITGDSAATVIVASSEGEIDLEIGNSKTANA